A genomic region of Arachis stenosperma cultivar V10309 chromosome 9, arast.V10309.gnm1.PFL2, whole genome shotgun sequence contains the following coding sequences:
- the LOC130949626 gene encoding uncharacterized protein LOC130949626, with the protein MEIEKAGAERKLQLQELENLRLEAYENSRIYKEKMKAVHNQNIKKREFQLGDFVLLYKSRLRLMPGKLRSKWEGPYRVEKAEPYGVYHLRHPSSSELLKVNGHRLKLYHGEKVQKSKELEIFHLEDPHITTD; encoded by the coding sequence ATGGAAATTGAGAAGgccggagctgaaaggaagttgcaactgcaggAACTGGAgaaccttcgcctagaagcttatgaaaacTCCAGAATATataaggaaaagatgaaagctGTGCATAATCAAAACATCAAGAAGAGAGAGTTCCAACTTGGAGATTTTGttctcctttacaaatctcgactgaggctcatgcccGGTAAGTTGAGATCAaaatgggaaggtccatacagagtAGAGAAGGCTGAACCGTATGGAGTTTATCACTTAAGacatccttcaagctctgaacttcTTAAGGTTAATGGACACCGCCTGAAGCTGTACCATGGTGAGAAGGTGCAGAAAAGCAaggagcttgagatcttccACCTGGAAGATCCCCACATAACAACAGATTGA